The genomic interval TACCTTTGTTGCTTCCATTTCAGCTCTTCTTAGTGCTGTCTCTTCGCTGCACACACATATTTAATCTATAAAAGTTTTACAAGGAAAATgcaataaataaacatttacgTGAAAAAGTACAAACCTCTCTTCTCGAAGAATTGTGTCCACTTGATCTTCCATTTGCTCAATTATCTGAGACCATTTAGTAATTGACTGCTCGGCAACGATTCGACTCCTGAGCTTTGAACCAGCTCTTTTTGCCTATTAATATATTCACCCAGCAACAGATGGATTATAACACATTCATTATAAAAGATGCAAACATTATATACAAAAATCATCAACTCTAAGAACAAACTGCTGTTGGATGAGCTAGAACACTTGACCACAGAGTGGTAGAACAAAGAGTAGCATGAGACGATAAAGAGCACTCTAATACTCACAATAGCTTTTAACAGTGATCGGTCAGTATCCGTCACCAAAGTAACAGCACATCCTACTTTTCCAGCTCTTGCTGTACGACCCACTCTATGAACATAgctgaaaaggaagaaaatggaAGAAACAGATGAGAGAAATTTACATATTCAACCATATATGCAAAAACAATGAAATTAGGAACACTATGGGTGAATTCCAAAGGAAAGACTGGGTGGATGGACAAACATATCATAGCAATAAGAAATGAAGTTATTACCTTGTAAGATCACGTGGACAAGCATAATTTATAACTGTTTCAACACCAATTATGTCCAGACCCTACAGAAAAACAACCATACTTTAACGCCATATAGCAACATATTACAGAAACATAATAAAGAAAAGTAAGGCACACCaggaaaaacataaacacaaataGGTTCTTACACGAGCAGCGACATCTGTTGCAATCAAAAAGTCAACCTTTTCCCTCCTGAAAAGTTCCAGTGCCTAAAAAACCAATAAAGATAAGTAGGTATTAGGTAATCATAGAAATACATAGAGATATAACCTCAACAATCAATAATAATCATCCAACACATAGTGCCCTTCTTTATACagagtacatatatatgagaaaacTTCACTGAccagtaatatatatatataacaaactgTTCATGTAAGAACACAAAATACTCACATCTAGGCGCTGGACTTGAGTAAGATTTCCATGAAGCTCAGCGGCTTTCAAGCCAGCTAACCCGAATAAGATCTTCAACCTATGTGCAGCTTGTTTTGTGCCACTGCAAAAGAAAGCGAAAAATGAGCAGAGGGCTAACAACTATCGATCGGTCTtacactaatgtcaccttatgAGAGAGAAAAATGTTAACAAAAATAGTACAAACCTAAATATGATCACTCTTTGTTTAAATGTCTTTGTGCACAGTGCAAGTAGAACTGCTTCCTGGTTCAGTTCACGCATACGTCGTATCCGAACCACCCTAGTTAATAGACAAACAGAAAATTTTAGTTTCATGAATGATTTGTAACTATTATTGATGAACACATTGAAATTATGAGTATAACTTAATGGCTATAAAAGTTGATTATTACTCCTCTGTTAGAGTCACTGGCCGTTTCGCAGAAGGGTCAGCTGAAAGGCGTAGTGGTTTGGTGAGAGAAAGCTTGACAAGTTCATCAACTTCTTCGGTCATCGTAGCTGAAAATAGCATGGTTTGTCTCCTTTTGGGGCATACTCGAAGCTGCACAATGAGAAATTGAGGAAAGAAAATTTTCAAGACAAAAAAAAGCATCTTTGTACACTTCAAGAAATCATAAATATCTCAGTTGTTGGGAAAGGGCCAGAACACACCAATTCACGAATTTCAGCACTAAACCCAACTTCCAGCAGGCGATCTGCCTCATCAAGAATTAGAACAGCAAGATCATCCAAATCCACAGACATTGAATTTCGTAAATGATCAACAATACGACCAGGGGTAGCCACAACAATATCCGGCATTGATCTCAAGGCTGCCTCTTGCACCTGACAAAATAGCAACGCCTTAAATTTTCTTGCAAAACAATGCTAAAAGGTAATAAAAGTAAGCATTTCGTAATGAGACACATGAAAGACAGATAAGAATTAAACTGCTAGTTAATCTGTGATATTGTCCCTTTTTGTGGTGGCATGATATATGCTCTCACTACATTATTGACACATAATTAGGACTATAGGGATTAAAGTCATTAAACCAATGTACTTGATCATTGAATAAATACTGTTTCCCTTAGGAATAGCAGTTCTCCATTTTCTGTCCAACCAAGCACCAGGTGATAATTCATGACAcagataaaatggaaatgggaCCTAGGgttgaaaacaaatataatcATGTGACCCTGCAAAGATATGATCTCAAGGAGGAAGGGACaaaaaaggaaaggaaagttacttttggattatatataaaaagttTAAGACCAAGCATACAATCCCACCTGAAACCAAAATATGATATTTAAGCCTCTAAGAAATAAAAGTAAATCAAACCTTCAGTGAAAGGCCTCCAACAACCAGGCAACATCTGATGTCAGTGAATTGAGCAAGTTTCTCAATCATACTATGAACCCTGAAAAAAATGTGAAAATTAAAACCAACCAAagcaaagagaaaaagagggaCAAAGTTTGAACTGCAGAAACTTGTTTAAACTGTTTATTAAAGAGcatcaatttgtttgataaaCTGGCATGTCATTGAAAAAAGAACAGTTTTACAATCTTAGacccaaaatcacaataaCACTAGCAAGCATTGTGGGCCAGATCAGTATCAGCACAAACAAAGAAATGTACAATCAAGTTCTATACCATTGAGGTAGATTCGATTTAAGGTTTAATTAAAGTTTTAAGAATAATGATACACCAAACTATGTGCATATGAAATGGAAATATTCCAATAACAGAACTGTACGGATATTAGAACTCACTGTACTGCCAGTTCTCTGGCTGGCGTCAGAATAAGGACCCTTATGGCAGGCACACGCTTCGGACGAAACAATAATCTCTCCAGCGTAGGTAATGCAAAAGCAGCCGTctatacaaaacaataacaaCATAAGTTGAAATACAAACATCAACAACGACAATCGTCATCTAACTCCTCGAATCAGCAATGTACCTTCCCGGAACCAGTAATGGCACTGCCGCATAAATCACGCCCCGACAAGGCCAGTGGAATGCACGCAGCCTGCATTTAAAAATCCCTAACAATTCAACAAAACCACAAATaggaacaaaaacaaaagaaatgaaaCTGGTTGATGTAAATTTTCGGAAACCTGAATCGGCGTGGGCTTAGCATAGCCCAGTTTCTCGCAAGCCCGAAGCAGAGGCCTGGACAAATTGAGCTCCATGAACGAATTGGCATGAAACGACGTGCCGTCCGACGAAGCAAAGAACGGCTTGTTCTCAACGGCGTTTGAACCGCCGTCGTCTTCCTCATCTTCCGGTTTATAATCTTCCTAAACAATCAGTACAACAAACGACATTAAATTATTGAGCTGAATTGAACTGATGGAGTGGTTAGGGTTTAGGTGTTTTACTTGTTTATCGGATTCGGATCCGGAGCTAGAGGCGTCGTCCGGGTCGGGGAGAGGGACGGCGAGCTGCTGGCGGGCTTTGGTGATTTTGTCGTCGACGGAGGTGGTGTTCCGGTGGGCGTGTTCTTTGGCGACGGTTTCGGAGTAGGAGCCGAAGTCCCATGGGGATTGTTGAGGAGGACGCGAGGGTTTTACAGaagcttcttcttgttcttgttgttcgtcgtcgtcttcttcttctccggcGTCGGAGTAACCTTGCTCATCTGGTTCGGAGTACTCTTCATCGCTCGGAGGTTCGAAGAAGGACGGTGCCATTGAAATGGTGGAGGTCTCGAGCGCTCGAGAGTTAAGAGTTGGAAGAGGTTTTAGTCGATTTTGGATGGAGTCGATTAGGGTTTAGAGAGAATGGTCGTGGGCTAGACGCTATACGGCATGTCGTATACCCACGGACGACCCCAATAAAGAGCTAATGGGCCTAAAAGATGAGACGAAAAGAATTCTGACAGGCCCAACTATTCTTCTCCACACTTTACAGTGTGATCTTCTAGTGTATGATAAGGCTGAGAATAAGGTAGTCGGTTGGTTTAAAGCCAGCCTGTTGGTTCCTGTGTTTGACTGcagaagaatcaaaatgcgGAAAGATGAAGCCTTTTCCGTTAATCATCAATCAGAAGTATAGAACAGTTACATTATTGACATGAAGGTTGAGGCAGCTTTGCATTCTATGATTTAAGGTCGACTATTCATCATGCACATTCCACATGCCATTGCACCTACGAAGAATTCTGGACAGAAAAAGAAACGCACTTCCTAAAACAAATGAGGACTTCCTAATCCCATGAGCATGCAAACACTTGGCTTGAAACGCATGTTAAAAGATGATGCCATTGATTTTGGAAACAGATAATGTTGCCGGAAGTTCTCACTCGAATTAGATTTCAGAAAGAAATGGAGTCTAAAAAACCAGCAGaaataaaacaacaacaatactCATGCTAGTTTTATCAGTCAGCGAACTTTTTGTGTTTCATGACTTTTCCCCTATCAGATAAGAAATGTAGATGAATCACAGTAAGACATCCACGGTTTCAGGGAGAGATAAGTAGATGACACCACCAATTCGTACAGCACTGAACTGACTTGGTGAGACTTACGACAACCAACAGCTAGCTAAACTCTTAATGATAAAATCTTCCATTACTATAGAGGATTCATGAACAGAGCAAACAATGGCTTAGCCATGTGAAGCAGAAAGCAGCTACTGTGAACATCAAGGTTTAAATGGGCTAACAACAAACTTAATGCATTATACTAGAATCTCGTAAATTAAtacttgataaattaataatttcattaaaataatatattttttacctGTTCCGAGAATAAATTAATATTAGACTAAATTTGTAAGATAATAGAAATGTGAGAATTCATATAAATCAtatcgaatatataaattaataataacataatttttataataatttttacacttatgagaattttattgCAAAATTTGGTTGATTGAATCATCATCAAATAATATAATCACTTTGGGATTGCTAAATAACAGacgaaataaatatataaagcaATGGAACCatcataatatttttatagtATTTTTGAACTACTACAAAAGGAATGGTGGTTATTGGATCATTTACAGTTACCAACCTGAGTCTCATAGACCCTATCATTTATATTCTACATCagataatataatattttaaacaaAGGTATTCGTGATAAATTCA from Argentina anserina chromosome 2, drPotAnse1.1, whole genome shotgun sequence carries:
- the LOC126783545 gene encoding DEAD-box ATP-dependent RNA helicase 28 isoform X2, with translation MAPSFFEPPSDEEYSEPDEQGYSDAGEEEDDDEQQEQEEASVKPSRPPQQSPWDFGSYSETVAKEHAHRNTTSVDDKITKARQQLAVPLPDPDDASSSGSESDKQEDYKPEDEEDDGGSNAVENKPFFASSDGTSFHANSFMELNLSRPLLRACEKLGYAKPTPIQAACIPLALSGRDLCGSAITGSGKTAAFALPTLERLLFRPKRVPAIRVLILTPARELAVQVHSMIEKLAQFTDIRCCLVVGGLSLKVQEAALRSMPDIVVATPGRIVDHLRNSMSVDLDDLAVLILDEADRLLEVGFSAEIRELLRVCPKRRQTMLFSATMTEEVDELVKLSLTKPLRLSADPSAKRPVTLTEEVVRIRRMRELNQEAVLLALCTKTFKQRVIIFSGTKQAAHRLKILFGLAGLKAAELHGNLTQVQRLDGLDIIGVETVINYACPRDLTSYVHRVGRTARAGKVGCAVTLVTDTDRSLLKAIAKRAGSKLRSRIVAEQSITKWSQIIEQMEDQVDTILREESEETALRRAEMEATKVENLIAHRDEIYSRPKRTWIVTEKEKKEVVKASKASGERGKHSGHEVISAEQAEDLKMKEKRKRERERNLPRKKRRNLEAAREMLEDEKENRKSEGNGATKEKTGVKLVDLGYRRAKAVKAVNKAMDTGKIVKKDNKKSNRLPQKTQSRTDEMQDLFQSDMSLGKQNRKTGGIGKKKSKNSFKSKSRYKRR
- the LOC126783545 gene encoding DEAD-box ATP-dependent RNA helicase 28 isoform X1; amino-acid sequence: MAPSFFEPPSDEEYSEPDEQGYSDAGEEEDDDEQQEQEEASVKPSRPPQQSPWDFGSYSETVAKEHAHRNTTSVDDKITKARQQLAVPLPDPDDASSSGSESDKQEDYKPEDEEDDGGSNAVENKPFFASSDGTSFHANSFMELNLSRPLLRACEKLGYAKPTPIQAACIPLALSGRDLCGSAITGSGKTAAFALPTLERLLFRPKRVPAIRVLILTPARELAVQVHSMIEKLAQFTDIRCCLVVGGLSLKVQEAALRSMPDIVVATPGRIVDHLRNSMSVDLDDLAVLILDEADRLLEVGFSAEIRELLRVCPKRRQTMLFSATMTEEVDELVKLSLTKPLRLSADPSAKRPVTLTEEVVRIRRMRELNQEAVLLALCTKTFKQRVIIFSGTKQAAHRLKILFGLAGLKAAELHGNLTQVQRLDALELFRREKVDFLIATDVAARGLDIIGVETVINYACPRDLTSYVHRVGRTARAGKVGCAVTLVTDTDRSLLKAIAKRAGSKLRSRIVAEQSITKWSQIIEQMEDQVDTILREESEETALRRAEMEATKVENLIAHRDEIYSRPKRTWIVTEKEKKEVVKASKASGERGKHSGHEVISAEQAEDLKMKEKRKRERERNLPRKKRRNLEAAREMLEDEKENRKSEGNGATKEKTGVKLVDLGYRRAKAVKAVNKAMDTGKIVKKDNKKSNRLPQKTQSRTDEMQDLFQSDMSLGKQNRKTGGIGKKKSKNSFKSKSRYKRR